Genomic segment of Veillonella parvula DSM 2008:
ATTTATAAGGTTTATCTCAATTTGACGATATATATCTTTATTCATATAATATAAGTAGATAGTCAGACGAGTCGTAACGTCAGGCTCATCTCTGATGGCCTTTCAGTTATCGAATCATCTAAGATAACGAAGGGTTATTTGTCTTTTCCTAGACAAATAAGTGCTATTAAAGCTCCAAAAATCCCGTTAATAACGGGATTTTTTTATTCCCAATGTATATATATTCTCCAACAAGCAATAAAACTCCTCTTTGTATTTTCCCCAGTTTTTATGGATAATTAAACTATACTTGATATATGCACCACAAGTAGTAAGGGTGATTTAGTATGAATCTCTAGATAGTGTAAATTTTTGGAGGTGTCATATGGATTCTCTGACTATTATTTGGGTTATTGTTTGCGCCTATTTATTACTGAATTTATTAGTCGGCGTATATTGTCATATTCGTGTAAAAGATAGTACTGACTATCTACTCGCAGGTCGTCGTATTGGGGTTCTTATGACGGCAGGCACATTAGCAGCTACGGAAATCGGTGGTGGGAGTACCGTAGGTGTAGCAGCGAAAGCGTATGGTTCTTGGGGTTTATCTGCAGGTTGGTACGTAGTATCTGCAGGGATTGGTGTTATCCTCGTTGCGTTCATCGCACCACTCTTGCGGCGTGCCATGGCAACAACAGTACCAGAGATCATCGGCCGTCGTTTCGGCGCGTCTAGCCATCTCATTACTTCTATTCTGTCCATGCTGGCAACGATTACACTAGCAGGCGTACAGATTACAGCAACTGCAACCATTATTAGCGTTCTCACCGGACTTTCAACAGAACTCGCCATCCTCATCTGTGGCGCGGTACTCGTAATTTACACCATGTCCGGCGGTATGTGGAGCGTTACGATGACGGACGTTATCCATTTCTTCGTTCTCGTTGGGGGCTTCTCCCTCGCGGTGCCATTCGTATTGCACAATGTGGGCGGTTGGGAATCGGTAGTGGCGAAATTGCCACCTGAACAGCTAGGCTTCACAAAGGTTGGTTGGAAAACCATCATCGGCCTCATTATCATGTACTTCATGACCTTCTCCACCGGCCAAGAATCCGTTCAACGGTACTTTGCAGCGAAGGACGAAAGGACGGCCGTTCTCGGTTCTATCATTTGTGGCATTATCATGGCTCTTTTCGCCTTTGTTCCTGCGGTTTTAGGCCTCGTAGCATTGGCTGAGTTTCCGAACATCGAAGCGAACAATGCGGTGGCAACGGTAGCGCTTAACCTCATGCCTCCTGTAATGGCAGGCTTCGTTATGGCTGCGGTCGTTTCGGCTACGCTTTCATCAGGCGCAGGCGACCTCTTAGGTGCCGCAACAGTATTTACCAAGGATATTGTGGAACATCATTTTGGTAAAAGCCTCACTGACGCTCAGCTCACAAATTACAGTCGTCTGTGCGTGCTATTCCTCGGCATCATCGCCATCATCATCTCCCTTGTAAGCAAAGCCATCATTCCGATGCTCGTATTTGCTTTCACAATGAGATCCGCTGGCCCATTCGCTGCATTCCTACTTGGCCTCACTTGGAAAAATGCAACAGCTGGCGCTGGCATTTGGTCCATCGTGCTCGGCTCCATCGCAGGCGTGTACTGGGAATTCGTTGGCAATCCATATGGCATCATGTCCATCATCTTTGGTTCCATCGTCAGCCTCATCGTCTTTGTGGCTGTGGTGTTCATTGAAAGATCTATGGGTAAACCACCCGCTCCTCCGGCTATACCTGATGATGTAAAAGAAATATAATTAGTTTGTTATAATCTGTGACTTAATAATAGGCCTAAAAGTACTATAAAATTACAATTATAAAACCAAAAACTCCTATCGGTGAAAGCCAATAGGAGTTTTTCTTATTTTACAACGACATCATCAAACTGTATGCCATACACGTGTTCATCATAATTTGACGATATATCATAACCTTATTATAATATAAGAAGATAGTCAGACGAGTCGTACCGTCAGGCTCATCTCTAGTTACATAAAAACATGAAGAAATGGCCTTTCAGTTATCTAGTTACACTAGGCAACGGAGGGCTATTTGCTTTTTGTAAAGCAAATAAGGGCACTAAAGCTCCAAAAACAATAACCACATCCAGTAATGCAGCAAAGGCACGTTCTCATCAGTATATATACTATACTCTTGAGAACGTGCCTATTTATAACTAGGATCTCATAGGAGTAACATCTACTCATACCTTC
This window contains:
- a CDS encoding sodium:solute symporter family protein; translation: MDSLTIIWVIVCAYLLLNLLVGVYCHIRVKDSTDYLLAGRRIGVLMTAGTLAATEIGGGSTVGVAAKAYGSWGLSAGWYVVSAGIGVILVAFIAPLLRRAMATTVPEIIGRRFGASSHLITSILSMLATITLAGVQITATATIISVLTGLSTELAILICGAVLVIYTMSGGMWSVTMTDVIHFFVLVGGFSLAVPFVLHNVGGWESVVAKLPPEQLGFTKVGWKTIIGLIIMYFMTFSTGQESVQRYFAAKDERTAVLGSIICGIIMALFAFVPAVLGLVALAEFPNIEANNAVATVALNLMPPVMAGFVMAAVVSATLSSGAGDLLGAATVFTKDIVEHHFGKSLTDAQLTNYSRLCVLFLGIIAIIISLVSKAIIPMLVFAFTMRSAGPFAAFLLGLTWKNATAGAGIWSIVLGSIAGVYWEFVGNPYGIMSIIFGSIVSLIVFVAVVFIERSMGKPPAPPAIPDDVKEI